Proteins from a genomic interval of Thermodesulfobacteriota bacterium:
- a CDS encoding ferritin produces the protein MLSKKLQDALNEQMKNEFYSGYLYKGMQAYFEGEELKGFATWFKVQTLEELSHGEKFFNFINEAGGKAELRPLDAVKAEYNSPLEAFEAALKHEQFVTSRINDLMDLARKESNHAAQIFLQWFVTEQVEEEASATGYVKKLKMVKGDGRGILLLDQEAGQRVFTPPPGL, from the coding sequence ATGCTGAGCAAGAAGCTGCAAGACGCCCTGAACGAGCAGATGAAGAACGAGTTCTACTCGGGCTATCTCTACAAAGGGATGCAGGCGTACTTCGAGGGCGAGGAGCTCAAGGGGTTCGCCACCTGGTTCAAGGTCCAGACCCTGGAGGAGCTCTCCCACGGGGAGAAGTTCTTCAACTTCATCAACGAGGCGGGCGGCAAGGCCGAGCTGCGGCCGCTCGACGCCGTGAAGGCCGAGTACAACTCGCCCCTGGAGGCCTTCGAGGCGGCCCTGAAGCACGAGCAGTTCGTGACCTCGCGGATCAACGACCTCATGGATCTCGCCCGCAAGGAGAGCAACCACGCGGCCCAGATCTTCCTCCAGTGGTTCGTCACCGAGCAGGTGGAAGAGGAGGCGAGCGCCACGGGCTACGTCAAGAAGCTCAAGATGGTGAAGGGAGACGGCCGGGGAATCCTCCTCCTGGACCAGGAGGCCGGCCAGCGGGTCTTCACGCCGCCTCCCGGCCTGTGA
- a CDS encoding M20/M25/M40 family metallo-hydrolase, which produces MPRASLLPFLAALMWAAPAGAAATVHHALAVDLDPAAQRLRAEATVTIPEALVASEGGSVVFRLHPALAVAVTTPGAALEPAAGPVGAGSAYRVRLPPGVRTFGLRYEGKIHDPLSEEKDYARGFRQTSGLVAEEGAFLSGATLWVPQVGSELVTFSLEVRLPPGWDAVSQGRRTLHERRPDGTRVRWEEEAPQDEIYLIAGPFTETSRTAGPVEVQVFLRAPDPALAARYLEVGGQYLAMYSRLLGPYPYAKFALVENFWDTGYGMPSFTLLGSRIIRFPFILHSSYPHEILHNWWGNGVYVDYASGNWSEGLTAYLADHLVQEGRGQGAEYRQSTLQKYADYAARERDFPLREFRGRHSSASEAVGYGKSLLFYHMLRRQLGDEAFVRGLRGFYSGNKFRAATFDDLRLALEVASGRDLRDEFAQWVDRAGAPVLALGESTAEPAPAPTPADAGWTLRLRLDQIQEAPPYRLRVPVAVTLEGRTEVHRTVVEAHDKHGIAEIPLPARPLRIDVDPEFDLFRRLDPAELPPALSGGFGAERVLALLPSAGPPALLAAYRELARGWARSQAGQWEIAEDRDVASLPPDRAVWLLGWENRHLPALAEALRPYGATVGSGGAVWPGAEVERGQGSVVLTARHPGDPSLTVSLVATENPAAIPGLGRKLPHYHKYSYLAFEGDEPDNTHKGRWPVVGSPLTGALLPGPLPEAGSLPPREPLARLPPAFSAERMGETVRALAGPALEGRGFGSPGLEQAAQLIAERFRAAGLAPGGDGGSYFQSFRARGGDPEGEAALRNVIGVLPGTRAEWSGQSVVLGAHYDHLGRGWPPGRAEDRGRVHPGADDNASGVAVLLELAGALGPGSDGAWRPERTVVFAAFAGEEAGRLGSRHYVAAEGPHPASRATAMVNLDTVGRLGSGKLLVLGAGTAREWVHIFNGAGFVTGVPLEVVSRDPGGSDQVSFHEAGIPAVQLFTGPHLDYHRPTDTPDRVDGDGLVRVASVVKEVLEYLAGRADPLTSTLPGVGGAGGSLGEAEGRRKVYLGTVPDFVHEGPGVRLSDVAPGSPVERAGLRPGDVILVLGETPVGSLSDYSRALKVLAPGDEVRVRYLRDGEPREAAARVEER; this is translated from the coding sequence ATGCCAAGGGCTTCCCTACTCCCTTTCCTGGCGGCCCTGATGTGGGCCGCGCCGGCCGGCGCCGCCGCAACCGTGCACCACGCGCTGGCCGTGGACCTCGACCCCGCCGCCCAACGCCTCCGAGCGGAGGCGACGGTCACCATCCCCGAGGCCCTGGTTGCATCGGAGGGGGGTTCTGTGGTGTTTCGCCTCCATCCGGCCCTGGCGGTGGCCGTCACGACCCCCGGGGCGGCGCTGGAGCCCGCTGCCGGTCCGGTGGGGGCAGGCTCCGCCTACCGGGTCCGCCTTCCCCCCGGGGTGCGCACCTTCGGCCTGCGCTACGAGGGGAAGATCCACGACCCCCTCTCGGAAGAGAAGGATTACGCCCGGGGGTTTCGACAGACCTCGGGGCTGGTGGCCGAAGAGGGCGCGTTCCTCTCGGGAGCCACCCTCTGGGTGCCCCAGGTGGGCTCGGAGCTCGTCACCTTTTCCCTCGAGGTTCGCCTGCCCCCGGGGTGGGACGCGGTGAGCCAGGGCCGGCGAACCCTCCACGAGCGCCGCCCCGACGGCACCCGGGTGCGCTGGGAGGAAGAAGCTCCCCAGGACGAGATCTACCTGATCGCCGGACCCTTTACCGAAACCTCCCGCACCGCCGGGCCGGTGGAGGTCCAGGTCTTCCTCCGGGCCCCCGACCCGGCCCTGGCGGCCCGGTACCTGGAGGTGGGCGGCCAGTACCTGGCCATGTACTCCCGGCTGTTGGGCCCTTACCCCTACGCCAAGTTCGCCCTGGTGGAGAACTTCTGGGACACGGGCTACGGCATGCCCTCCTTCACCTTGCTGGGCTCCCGGATCATCCGGTTCCCCTTCATCCTCCACTCCTCGTACCCCCACGAGATCCTCCACAACTGGTGGGGCAACGGGGTGTACGTGGACTACGCCTCGGGCAACTGGAGCGAGGGGCTCACGGCCTACCTGGCGGACCACCTGGTGCAGGAGGGGCGCGGCCAGGGGGCCGAGTATCGCCAGTCCACCCTCCAGAAGTATGCCGACTACGCCGCCCGGGAGCGGGATTTTCCCCTGCGGGAGTTCCGGGGCCGCCACAGCTCGGCCAGCGAGGCGGTGGGGTACGGCAAGAGCCTCCTGTTCTACCACATGCTCCGACGGCAGCTCGGGGACGAGGCCTTCGTCCGGGGGCTGCGGGGTTTCTACAGCGGGAACAAGTTCCGGGCGGCCACCTTCGACGACCTGCGCCTGGCGCTGGAGGTGGCGTCGGGCAGGGACCTCCGGGACGAGTTTGCCCAGTGGGTGGACCGGGCCGGGGCGCCGGTGCTCGCCCTGGGGGAGTCCACCGCGGAGCCCGCGCCCGCACCCACACCCGCAGATGCCGGGTGGACGCTTCGCCTCCGGCTCGACCAGATCCAGGAGGCCCCCCCCTATCGGCTCCGGGTACCGGTGGCCGTGACCCTGGAGGGACGGACCGAGGTCCACAGGACCGTGGTGGAGGCCCACGACAAGCACGGGATCGCCGAGATCCCGCTCCCCGCCCGGCCGCTGCGGATCGACGTGGACCCGGAGTTCGACCTCTTCCGGCGCCTGGACCCGGCCGAGCTCCCCCCGGCCCTGAGCGGCGGGTTCGGGGCCGAGAGGGTGCTCGCACTCCTGCCGTCGGCCGGCCCGCCCGCGCTGCTGGCTGCCTACCGGGAGCTCGCCCGGGGATGGGCGCGGTCCCAGGCGGGGCAGTGGGAAATCGCCGAGGACCGGGACGTGGCGTCCCTTCCCCCGGACCGGGCGGTGTGGCTCCTGGGCTGGGAAAACCGCCACCTCCCCGCCCTGGCCGAGGCCCTGCGCCCCTACGGCGCCACCGTGGGCTCCGGCGGCGCCGTCTGGCCCGGCGCCGAGGTCGAACGGGGGCAAGGCTCGGTCGTCCTCACGGCGCGCCACCCCGGGGACCCATCCCTCACGGTGAGCCTGGTGGCTACCGAAAACCCCGCGGCCATCCCGGGGCTGGGGCGCAAGCTGCCCCACTACCACAAGTACAGCTACCTGGCCTTCGAGGGCGACGAGCCCGACAACACCCACAAGGGCCGCTGGCCCGTGGTGGGCTCCCCCCTCACCGGGGCGCTGCTGCCCGGACCCCTCCCGGAGGCGGGCTCCCTGCCCCCCCGGGAGCCCCTGGCCCGGCTTCCCCCGGCCTTTTCCGCCGAGCGGATGGGCGAGACCGTCCGGGCCCTGGCCGGCCCGGCCCTGGAGGGCCGGGGCTTCGGGAGCCCCGGCCTGGAGCAGGCCGCCCAGCTCATCGCGGAGCGGTTCCGCGCCGCGGGGCTCGCCCCCGGAGGCGACGGGGGGTCCTACTTCCAGTCCTTCCGGGCCCGGGGAGGAGACCCCGAAGGGGAGGCAGCGCTGCGCAACGTCATCGGGGTCCTGCCGGGCACCCGGGCCGAGTGGTCCGGCCAGAGCGTGGTGCTCGGGGCCCACTACGACCACCTGGGCCGGGGCTGGCCGCCGGGCCGGGCCGAAGACCGCGGCCGGGTCCACCCCGGGGCGGACGACAACGCCAGCGGGGTGGCGGTGCTCCTGGAGCTCGCCGGGGCCCTGGGGCCCGGTTCGGACGGGGCCTGGCGCCCCGAGCGCACCGTGGTCTTCGCCGCCTTCGCGGGGGAGGAGGCGGGCCGCCTGGGCTCCCGCCACTACGTGGCGGCCGAGGGCCCGCACCCGGCCTCCCGGGCCACGGCCATGGTCAACCTGGATACCGTGGGGCGCCTGGGCTCGGGGAAGCTCCTGGTGCTGGGGGCCGGCACCGCCCGGGAGTGGGTCCACATCTTCAACGGCGCGGGCTTCGTCACCGGCGTGCCCCTGGAGGTGGTGAGCCGGGATCCGGGGGGGAGTGACCAGGTGAGCTTTCACGAAGCGGGCATCCCCGCCGTGCAGCTCTTCACGGGCCCCCACCTGGACTACCACCGGCCCACCGACACCCCGGACCGGGTCGACGGGGACGGCCTGGTCCGGGTTGCCTCCGTCGTCAAAGAGGTGCTGGAATATCTGGCCGGGCGCGCCGACCCGCTCACGAGCACCCTGCCCGGGGTTGGGGGCGCGGGGGGCTCCCTCGGGGAAGCCGAGGGCCGGCGCAAGGTCTACCTGGGCACCGTTCCCGATTTCGTACACGAGGGACCGGGAGTGCGGCTCTCCGACGTGGCCCCGGGCTCCCCCGTGGAGCGGGCGGGCCTGCGCCCCGGCGACGTGATCCTGGTCCTGGGGGAGACCCCCGTGGGGTCCCTCTCCGACTACTCCCGGGCGCTCAAGGTCCTGGCCCCCGGCGACGAGGTACGGGTGCGCTACCTGCGCGACGGCGAGCCGCGGGAGGCGGCAGCCCGGGTGGAGGAGAGGTAA
- a CDS encoding PAS domain S-box protein: MTRQPCARAPRRTRCEALPALDAREWRAVLDAVNDPIFVHDAATGDILEANRAACELYGWSREELRTLAMADLSSGAPPCTQEDAAGWVRRAAEVGPQRFEWVARHRDGRRFWAEVSLRRVDVGGRPRVVASVRDITARKGAEASLRVSEQRYQNAFREAGIGMAMCAPDGRFLQVNRALCEMLGYCEDALDGVSVLDVTHPEDREASREHLERLLGGELGSYRFEKRYLTRGGETRWGSVVVTLVRDVAGAPLHTVSQIQDITERRRAEEALRESERKYRTLLETTGTGFVIADLDGRILDANAEYVRLAGHRSLGEIRGRSALEWTAPHDRERNAAAIAECLSQGKLRNFSVDYVDAQGRPTPLEINASALETAQGPRILGLCQDVSQRRAAEEARAALERELHRSHALEAVGRLAGGVAHDFNNILGSILGSVYVARMEGGWEGSAAAELGRIETLCKRGGELTRQLLTVARRPPGQEEALDVSRQVGEVRQLLERTLPRDIRLEVESEEGLPAVRADRAGVTAVLLSLALNARDAMPAGGLLRMRARRRQEKSGEEWVHLEVADSGPGIPEHLRDRLFEPFVTTKAIGKGMGLGLSTARAAVQGWGGDIRVDSAPGRGSTFTVRLPAWSGDRGGESPKSRSHPLTTAPLLVVEDEEGVARLMTLTLEAQGYITVQAATGVEALERMRERRGAFGLVILDLVLPELRGEQVYRVLRGLTPEVPVLVVSGREDLAKALAPCGPTLVKPFSAEEFLDAVARALRSGA; encoded by the coding sequence GTGACGCGCCAGCCCTGCGCCAGAGCGCCCCGTCGCACCCGCTGCGAGGCCCTCCCGGCCCTCGATGCCCGGGAGTGGCGCGCGGTGCTCGACGCCGTGAACGACCCCATCTTCGTCCACGACGCCGCCACCGGCGACATCCTCGAAGCGAACCGAGCTGCGTGCGAGCTCTACGGGTGGTCGCGGGAGGAGCTTCGCACCCTCGCCATGGCCGACCTGAGCAGCGGGGCGCCCCCCTGCACCCAGGAGGACGCGGCAGGCTGGGTGCGCCGGGCGGCGGAAGTCGGGCCGCAACGCTTCGAGTGGGTAGCCCGCCACAGGGACGGCCGGCGCTTCTGGGCCGAGGTCAGCCTGCGTCGCGTGGACGTGGGGGGCAGGCCGCGGGTGGTGGCCAGTGTGCGCGACATCACCGCGCGCAAGGGGGCCGAGGCCTCCCTGCGGGTGAGCGAGCAGCGCTACCAGAACGCGTTTCGGGAGGCCGGCATCGGCATGGCGATGTGCGCACCCGACGGACGGTTCCTCCAGGTCAACCGCGCCCTGTGCGAGATGCTGGGATACTGCGAGGACGCGCTCGACGGCGTCTCGGTGCTCGACGTGACCCACCCGGAAGACCGGGAGGCCAGCCGAGAGCACCTGGAGCGCCTGCTCGGGGGAGAGCTCGGCAGTTACCGGTTCGAGAAGCGGTATCTCACCCGGGGCGGGGAGACCCGCTGGGGCTCGGTGGTCGTCACCCTGGTTCGAGACGTCGCGGGGGCCCCCCTGCACACGGTGAGCCAGATCCAGGACATCACCGAGCGCCGGCGAGCAGAAGAGGCCTTGCGGGAGAGCGAGCGAAAGTACCGGACCCTCCTGGAGACCACGGGCACGGGCTTCGTCATCGCCGACCTGGACGGACGCATCCTCGACGCCAACGCCGAGTACGTGCGGCTTGCGGGTCACCGGTCCCTCGGCGAGATCCGGGGCCGCAGCGCCCTGGAGTGGACCGCGCCCCACGACCGGGAGCGAAACGCCGCCGCCATCGCCGAGTGCCTGTCCCAGGGGAAGCTGCGCAACTTCTCGGTGGACTACGTGGACGCCCAGGGCCGGCCGACGCCGCTCGAGATCAACGCCAGCGCCCTCGAGACCGCCCAGGGGCCGCGCATCCTGGGTCTGTGCCAGGACGTCTCCCAGCGCCGGGCCGCGGAGGAGGCGAGGGCGGCCCTGGAGCGGGAGCTCCACCGCAGCCACGCCCTGGAGGCGGTGGGGCGCCTGGCGGGGGGCGTCGCCCACGACTTCAACAACATCCTGGGAAGCATCCTGGGGTCGGTGTACGTGGCGCGCATGGAAGGGGGCTGGGAGGGGTCGGCCGCGGCGGAGCTCGGCCGCATCGAGACCCTGTGCAAGCGGGGGGGCGAGCTGACGCGGCAGCTCCTCACGGTGGCGCGGCGCCCCCCGGGGCAGGAAGAGGCGCTCGACGTGAGCCGTCAGGTGGGGGAAGTGCGCCAGCTCCTCGAGCGCACCCTGCCCCGGGACATCCGGCTGGAGGTGGAATCGGAAGAAGGGCTCCCCGCCGTGCGGGCAGACCGCGCCGGGGTCACCGCGGTGCTCCTCAGCCTGGCCCTCAACGCCCGAGATGCCATGCCCGCGGGGGGCCTGCTCCGGATGCGCGCCCGCCGGCGCCAGGAGAAGAGTGGCGAGGAGTGGGTGCACCTGGAGGTCGCCGACTCGGGCCCCGGTATCCCCGAGCACCTGCGCGACCGGCTGTTCGAACCCTTCGTCACCACCAAGGCCATCGGGAAGGGCATGGGCCTGGGGCTCTCCACGGCCCGGGCGGCGGTGCAGGGCTGGGGCGGCGACATACGGGTGGACTCGGCCCCCGGCCGGGGGAGCACCTTCACGGTGCGCCTGCCGGCGTGGAGCGGGGACCGGGGCGGCGAGAGCCCGAAGAGCCGCTCCCACCCCCTCACCACGGCTCCCCTCCTGGTGGTGGAGGACGAGGAAGGGGTCGCCCGGCTCATGACCCTGACCCTGGAGGCACAGGGCTACATCACGGTACAGGCCGCCACCGGCGTCGAGGCGCTGGAACGGATGCGAGAGCGGCGCGGCGCCTTCGGCCTGGTCATTCTCGACCTCGTCCTGCCCGAGCTCAGGGGCGAGCAGGTGTACCGCGTGCTCCGCGGGCTGACCCCCGAGGTGCCCGTGCTCGTGGTGTCGGGCCGGGAGGACCTGGCCAAGGCCCTGGCTCCCTGCGGCCCGACCCTCGTCAAGCCGTTCTCCGCCGAAGAGTTTCTCGACGCCGTCGCCCGCGCGCTGCGCTCCGGCGCCTGA
- a CDS encoding Tex family protein, with product MPRDLASLLAQELQLRLPQVRAVVELLGSGATIPFVARYRKEATGSLDEVQIAAVWDRYGYLRELEDRKETVKAAAQGQGKLTEDLGARIDACLTKQELEDLYLPFRPKRRTRADAAREKGLEPLALRALAQEDVAGALPELAAPFVNREAGLETPEDCLAEAAYIVAETVAHDPAARAEARALTASKGRLRSAVLPEKVGERTKFEAYYDFGEAAATVPSHRVLAVRRGEEEGVLRVWIDAPEEEILGRLARRTVINPRSVWRDYLLAAVGDAYRRLLAPSIEIDVRVELKERADEAAIEVFAQNLRHLLLESPAGREPVLAIDPGFRTGCKVVILSELGDLLEWRPIYPHPPQGRAQEARAVLADLIGRHRPAFAVVGNGTAGRETEALVAALLVEHPEWGCRCLTVSEAGASVYSASEVAREELPELDVSVRGAVSIGRRFQDPLAELVKIDPKSIGVGQYQHDVSQPRLRRALDRVVESCVNAVGVDVNTASPSLLRHVAGVGEGLARNIVAYRQERGAFRTRRDLKEVPRLGPRAFEQAAGFLRIPGGENPLDASAVHPERYPVVEQMARDLGVAVSALVGHADLAQRLDPARYVAGNLGLPTVRDILEELKKPGRDPRREFAPVRFDERVQEMGDLSEGMVLPGVVTNVTHFGAFVDVGVHEDGLVHVSELADRFVKDPAEVVSVGQRVQARVLAVDLERKRISLSLKSPGAGRQEPRRERSQPRPGAEDWKTRLSSRFRTSG from the coding sequence GTGCCTCGAGACCTCGCGTCCCTCCTCGCCCAGGAGCTGCAACTGCGCCTCCCCCAGGTTCGGGCGGTCGTCGAGCTCCTGGGCTCCGGCGCCACCATCCCGTTCGTGGCCCGTTACCGCAAGGAGGCCACGGGGAGCCTGGACGAGGTGCAGATCGCCGCGGTGTGGGACCGGTACGGCTACCTCAGGGAGCTGGAGGACCGCAAGGAAACGGTAAAGGCCGCGGCGCAGGGCCAGGGCAAGCTCACCGAGGATCTTGGAGCCCGGATCGACGCCTGTCTCACCAAGCAGGAGCTCGAGGACCTCTACCTCCCGTTTCGGCCCAAGCGCCGCACCCGGGCCGACGCGGCTCGGGAAAAGGGCCTCGAGCCCCTGGCGCTCCGGGCCCTGGCTCAGGAGGACGTGGCGGGAGCCCTGCCGGAGCTCGCCGCACCGTTCGTAAACCGGGAGGCCGGCCTGGAAACTCCCGAGGACTGCCTCGCCGAAGCTGCCTACATCGTGGCCGAGACCGTGGCCCACGATCCCGCGGCCCGAGCCGAGGCGCGCGCGCTGACCGCCTCGAAGGGACGGCTGCGCAGCGCGGTCCTGCCCGAGAAGGTCGGCGAGCGCACCAAGTTCGAGGCCTACTACGACTTCGGCGAAGCCGCGGCCACGGTGCCTTCCCACCGGGTCCTGGCCGTGCGCCGGGGCGAGGAGGAGGGGGTGCTCCGGGTCTGGATCGATGCCCCCGAAGAGGAGATCCTCGGCCGCCTGGCGCGCCGCACCGTCATCAACCCCCGCTCGGTCTGGCGCGACTACCTCCTGGCCGCGGTGGGAGACGCCTACCGGCGCCTGCTCGCCCCCTCCATCGAGATCGACGTGCGGGTGGAGCTCAAGGAACGGGCCGACGAGGCCGCCATCGAGGTCTTCGCCCAGAACCTGCGCCACCTGCTCCTGGAGAGCCCGGCCGGGCGAGAGCCCGTGCTCGCCATCGACCCGGGCTTTCGTACCGGCTGCAAGGTGGTGATCCTCTCCGAGCTCGGGGACCTGCTGGAGTGGCGCCCCATCTACCCCCATCCCCCCCAAGGCCGAGCACAGGAGGCGCGCGCCGTGCTCGCAGACCTCATCGGCCGCCACCGGCCCGCCTTCGCCGTGGTGGGCAACGGCACCGCGGGCCGGGAGACCGAGGCCCTGGTGGCCGCACTCCTCGTGGAGCACCCGGAGTGGGGCTGCCGCTGCCTCACCGTCTCCGAGGCGGGGGCGAGCGTGTACTCGGCCTCGGAGGTGGCGCGAGAGGAGCTGCCGGAGCTCGACGTCTCGGTGCGCGGCGCGGTAAGCATCGGACGCCGGTTCCAGGACCCCCTGGCCGAGCTCGTGAAGATCGACCCCAAGTCCATCGGGGTGGGGCAGTACCAGCACGACGTGAGCCAGCCCCGGCTGCGCAGGGCCCTGGACCGGGTGGTGGAGTCCTGCGTGAACGCCGTGGGAGTAGACGTCAACACCGCCAGCCCCTCCCTCCTGCGCCACGTGGCCGGGGTGGGGGAGGGCCTGGCGAGGAACATCGTGGCGTACCGCCAGGAGCGGGGGGCCTTTCGGACCCGTCGCGACCTGAAGGAGGTACCCCGCCTGGGACCCAGGGCCTTCGAGCAGGCCGCCGGGTTTCTTCGGATTCCGGGGGGCGAGAACCCCCTCGACGCCTCGGCCGTGCATCCCGAGCGCTACCCGGTGGTGGAGCAGATGGCTCGGGACCTGGGGGTGGCGGTCTCGGCCCTGGTGGGCCATGCGGACCTGGCGCAACGCCTGGACCCGGCCCGGTACGTGGCGGGAAACCTGGGCCTGCCCACCGTGCGCGACATCCTGGAGGAGCTCAAGAAGCCCGGGCGCGACCCCCGGCGGGAGTTCGCCCCGGTGCGCTTCGACGAGCGGGTGCAGGAGATGGGCGACCTCTCGGAGGGCATGGTGCTCCCGGGCGTCGTCACCAACGTGACCCACTTCGGGGCGTTCGTGGACGTGGGGGTGCACGAGGACGGTCTGGTCCACGTCTCGGAGCTTGCCGACCGGTTCGTGAAGGACCCGGCCGAGGTGGTGAGCGTGGGGCAGCGGGTGCAGGCGCGCGTCCTCGCCGTGGACCTGGAGCGAAAGCGCATCTCCCTCTCGCTCAAGAGCCCGGGGGCCGGGCGCCAAGAGCCGAGGAGGGAACGGTCCCAGCCCCGCCCTGGCGCCGAGGATTGGAAGACAAGGCTCTCCTCCCGGTTTCGGACGAGCGGGTGA
- a CDS encoding mucoidy inhibitor MuiA family protein, which translates to MHTSAKVAIAAAVGLLLGAAQAYAADLSAPGRITAVTVFPDRALVTRTVEVDVPEGDSVVTVPGLPAGLLEDSLRVEGAADVPLVIGSLESRRVFAEELVGDRERTLAAELQGLRDEERAWADRTRALQTQLAFIQALGKKLPERLDAELLHGRAEPGSWKEAWTAVGSGAAETYAAIQEAEGRQREVAEKIRKVQQELDQVATDRREEVRARVNLSAPRPGRATLSLSYQVGGAAWWPAYDARLATEEGVVHLAQLAQVRQSTGEDWTGVALTLSTARPALGAQVPELPPWYIDILQVRPLARAKAAPTLAEGAARLEMDTLAAPAAAPAPLRAERAQAEVVAGEFAAAYRIPGPASVPADSQPHQFAVGSRALPARISVRAVPKAEPLGYLLAKATFEGEAALLPGQVSLFRGDAYIGKVALPLTRPGEEVELSFGADDRVRIAYAFDTGERSRKGIFEKRRREERRYRIEVTNHHGRPLDVAVWDQLPVPQDERIQVELLPDSTPPTERDPEGLRGVVVWRRTYPPDEKVRILFGYAVSYPEGEQVPGF; encoded by the coding sequence GTGCACACAAGCGCAAAGGTGGCAATCGCCGCAGCGGTAGGGCTCCTGCTGGGGGCGGCCCAGGCCTATGCCGCCGACCTCTCGGCCCCCGGTCGCATCACCGCGGTCACGGTCTTTCCCGACCGTGCCCTGGTGACCCGGACGGTGGAGGTGGACGTGCCGGAGGGGGACTCGGTCGTGACGGTTCCGGGCCTTCCGGCCGGGCTCCTGGAGGACTCCCTGCGGGTGGAGGGCGCAGCCGACGTCCCCCTGGTGATCGGCTCCCTGGAGAGCCGCCGGGTCTTCGCCGAGGAGCTCGTGGGGGACCGGGAGCGGACCCTCGCCGCCGAACTGCAAGGCCTCAGGGACGAAGAGCGCGCCTGGGCCGACCGGACGCGGGCCCTCCAGACCCAGCTCGCCTTCATCCAGGCCCTGGGCAAGAAGCTCCCCGAGCGCCTCGACGCGGAGCTCCTCCACGGCCGCGCGGAGCCCGGCTCCTGGAAAGAGGCCTGGACCGCCGTGGGCTCCGGCGCGGCCGAGACCTACGCCGCGATCCAGGAGGCCGAGGGGCGCCAGCGGGAAGTCGCCGAGAAGATCCGCAAGGTACAGCAGGAGCTCGACCAGGTGGCCACGGACCGCCGGGAGGAAGTCCGCGCCCGGGTCAACCTGAGCGCCCCGCGCCCCGGCCGGGCCACCCTCTCCCTCTCCTACCAGGTCGGGGGCGCGGCCTGGTGGCCCGCCTACGACGCGCGCCTGGCCACGGAGGAGGGCGTGGTGCACCTCGCCCAGCTCGCCCAGGTGCGCCAGAGCACCGGGGAGGACTGGACCGGGGTGGCCCTGACCCTCTCCACCGCCCGGCCCGCCCTGGGGGCCCAGGTGCCCGAGCTTCCTCCCTGGTACATCGACATCCTCCAGGTGCGCCCCCTGGCCCGTGCCAAGGCCGCGCCCACGCTTGCCGAGGGCGCCGCGCGCCTGGAGATGGATACCCTTGCCGCACCCGCCGCCGCGCCAGCGCCTTTGCGCGCCGAGCGGGCCCAGGCGGAGGTGGTGGCCGGTGAGTTCGCCGCCGCCTACCGCATCCCGGGGCCCGCCAGCGTGCCCGCCGACAGCCAGCCCCACCAGTTCGCGGTGGGCAGCCGGGCCCTGCCTGCCCGCATCTCGGTGCGGGCCGTGCCCAAGGCAGAGCCCCTCGGCTACCTCCTGGCCAAGGCGACCTTCGAGGGGGAAGCGGCGCTCCTGCCCGGCCAGGTGTCCCTCTTTCGGGGAGACGCCTACATCGGGAAGGTGGCCCTGCCGCTGACCCGGCCCGGGGAGGAGGTGGAGCTCTCCTTCGGCGCAGACGACCGGGTGCGGATCGCCTACGCCTTCGACACGGGGGAGCGGTCGCGCAAGGGGATCTTCGAGAAGCGCCGCAGGGAGGAGCGGCGCTACCGCATCGAGGTGACCAACCACCACGGCCGCCCCCTGGACGTGGCCGTGTGGGATCAGCTCCCGGTCCCCCAGGACGAGCGCATCCAGGTGGAGCTCCTCCCCGACTCCACCCCACCCACCGAGCGCGACCCCGAGGGGCTGCGGGGCGTGGTGGTGTGGCGCCGCACCTACCCGCCGGACGAGAAAGTCCGTATCCTCTTCGGCTACGCCGTAAGCTATCCGGAGGGGGAGCAGGTTCCGGGGTTCTAG